Proteins from a single region of Primulina tabacum isolate GXHZ01 chromosome 5, ASM2559414v2, whole genome shotgun sequence:
- the LOC142547176 gene encoding putative glycosyltransferase STELLO2, producing the protein MLVQDRDAPKPLNHRSRNKFRLFPPKNLYFSTWVSENIFKLVTILFVITTVAAVFYLRNYYTAGGDAAALLCLQSTQSRSIRPKFPQINWNSIPRIVDNVTPFSAFLSEKWIVVSVSGYPSESLKKMAKIKGWQVLAIGNSKTPEDWKLKGVIYLSLEMQAQLGFRVVDYLPFDSYVRKTVGYLFAIQHGAQKIFDVDDRGDVIDNDIGKHFDVELVGEGSRQEVILQYSHHNPNRTVVNPYIHFGQRSVWPRGLPLENVGEIEHETFYTEVFGGKQFIQQGISNGLPDVDSVFYFTRKSALEGFDIRFDEHASKVALPQGTMVPVNSFNTIFHSSAFWGLMLPVSVSTMASDVLRGYWAQRLLWEVGGYVVVYPPTVHRYDKIEAYPFSEEKDLHVNVGRLIKFLVAWRSSTHRLFEKILELSYVMAEEGFWTEKDLKFTAAWLQDLLSVGYQQPRLMSLELDRPRANIGDGDRKEFVPQKLPSVHLGVEETGVVNYEIGNLITWRKSFGNVVLIMFCYGPVERTALEWRLLYGRIFKTVIILSVEKNVDLAVEQGDADHVYKNLPKLFDRYTSADGFLFLQDDTILNYWNLLQADKTKLWITNKVFKSWTSVSIAGNSDWFAKQADLVKKVVVTMPAHLQVNHKETVKDHQSLVICNSEVFYVPRRFVSDFIDLVSLVGDLDIHHKVAVPMFFLAMDMPHNYDSVFDSMIYKQKPQSNSTFYSAEVPAVHPWNVSSEQDFIKLIRIMAAGDPLLMELF; encoded by the exons ATGTTGGTCCAAGATCGCGATGCCCCGAAGCCCCTCAATCACCGATCAAGGAACAAATTCCGTTTATTCCCGCCCAAGAATCTTTATTTCTCCACATGGGTTTCGGAGAACATCTTCAAGCTCGTCACGATTCTCTTTGTCATCACCACCGTTGCCGCTGTGTTCTACCTCCGAAACTACTACACTGCTGGGGGAGACGCGGCGGCGTTGCTCTGCCTTCAATCAACTCAGTCTCGTTcaatccgccccaagtttcctcaaATCAATTGGAATTCTATTCCCCGAATTGTTGATAATGTCACCCCGTTCTCGGCCTTTCTGTCTGAGAAATGGATCGTTGTTTCGGTGTCGGGTTATCCCTCCGAGTCATTGAAGAAAATGGCAAAGATTAAAGGGTGGCAGGTTCTTGCGATTGGGAATTCCAAGACCCCGGAGGATTGGAAATTGAAAG GTGTTATTTATTTGTCATTGGAAATGCAAGCTCAACTGGGATTTAGAGTGGTCGATTACTTGCCCTTTGATTCTTATGTCCGTAAAACTGTTGGGTATTTATTTGCCATACAGCATGGTGCACAAAAGATTTTTGACGTTGATGATCGAGGTGATGTGATCGATAATGATATAGGGAAACATTTTGACGTTGAGTTGGTCGGGGAGGGTTCGAGACAGGAGGTTATTTTGCAATATAGCCACCATAATCCTAATAGGACTGTTGTGAACCCTTATATACATTTTGGGCAGCGATCCGTTTGGCCAAGGGGGTTGCCCTTGGAAAATGTCGGTGAGATTGAACATGAGACATTTTATACCGAGGTTTTTGGTGGGAAACAGTTTATTCAACAGGGAATTTCGAATGGATTACCTGATGTGGACTCGGTTTTTTACTTTACTAGGAAATCGGCGTTGGAAGGGTTTGACATTAGATTCGATGAGCATGCCTCTAAAGTGGCGTTACCTCAAGGTACTATGGTTCCGGTAAATTCTTTCAACACTATTTTTCATTCTTCTGCATTTTGGGGGTTGATGCTTCCGGTCTCGGTGAGTACAATGGCTTCGGATGTACTGAGGGGATATTGGGCCCAAAGGCTTTTGTGGGAAGTTGGTGGGTATGTCGTGGTATATCCTCCCACCGTTCACCGGTATGATAAAATTGAAGCATACCCTTTTTCTGAAGAGAAAGATCTTCACGTTAATGTCGGTCGCTTGATTAAGTTCTTGGTGGCATGGAGATCCAGTACTCATAGGttgtttgagaaaattttggAGCTAAGTTACGTTATGGCCGAGGAAGGATTTTGGACGGAGAAGGACTTAAAATTCACCGCTGCATGGTTGCAAGACTTGCTTTCTGTTGGTTACCAGCAGCCTCGATTGATGTCCCTTGAACTCGACAGGCCTCGAGCAAATATTGGTGATGGCGATCGAAAGGAATTTGTACCACAGAAGTTACCGTCTGTGCATCTTGGGGTTGAAGAAACGGGAGTGGTGAATTACGAAATTGGGAACTTGATAACATGGAGGAAGAGTTTTGGCAATGTTGTGCTCATAATGTTCTGCTATGGACCTGTGGAACGTACAGCATTAGAGTGGAGATTGCTATATGGAAGGATATTTAAGACGGTTATAATTTTGTCAGTGGAGAAAAATGTGGATCTTGCTGTGGAGCAAGGGGATGCCGACCATGTTTACAA GAATTTGCCAAAATTATTTGATAGATACACCAGTGCGGATGGCTTTTTATTTTTGCAAGACGATACTATTCTTAATTACTGGAACTTGCTCCAAGCCGACAAGACTAAGCTCTGGATCACAAACAAG GTGTTCAAGTCTTGGACTAGTGTCTCAATTGCTGGCAACTCGGATTGGTTCGCAAAGCAAGCCGATCTGGTCAAAAAAGTGGTTGTCACGATGCCAGCCCACTTACAAGTCAATCACAAAGAAACGGTAAAAGATCACCAAAGCCTTGTAATCTGCAATTCCGAGGTATTCTATGTTCCCCGACGTTTTGTATCAGACTTTATTGATCTTGTTAGTCTAGTGGGCGATCTAGATATCCACCACAAGGTTGCTGTACCAATGTTCTTTCTAGCAATGGACATGCCCCATAATTACGACTCTGTGTTTGATTCTATGATATATAAGCAAAAGCCACAGAGTAACTCCACATTCTACTCCGCCGAAGTACCTGCAGTTCACCCCTGGAATGTGTCAAGTGAGCAGGACTTTATTAAGCTGATCAGAATCATGGCAGCTGGTGATCCCTTGTTAATGGAATTATTTTGA